The following proteins are co-located in the Dehalococcoides mccartyi 195 genome:
- the trpD gene encoding anthranilate phosphoribosyltransferase: protein MDENRVKNFGAVISRLISKENLNREEVKDCFCQIMRNEQPDLQQGAFMAALTAKGETAPEIAGVWEAIYEQDTVRVKPLVNKPLVDNCGTGMDSLKTFNISTAASIVAAAGGVVLAKHGARALSGSLGTIDMLESLGVDVETDVETVRRSIETAGIGIFNGMSAKVHPQALFRILSQIRFGTTLNIAGSLANPALPRYAVRGVYSAELLQPVAEVMREIGYKKALVIYGSAPGGRGMDELSVLGESRIAELGEDGQIINYSLSPADFGLKPGRTEDILTSGDKQRETLRLLRILSGGENGAAFNAVCLNAAPVFYIAGEADSLQQGYAKAAEIIRSGAAIAKLRQWVQTQNSNPQAGLARLDSLLAELDGTKVS from the coding sequence GTGGACGAAAACAGGGTAAAAAATTTCGGGGCTGTCATAAGCCGCCTTATTTCAAAGGAAAATCTTAACCGTGAAGAAGTAAAAGACTGTTTCTGCCAGATAATGCGGAATGAACAGCCTGACCTCCAGCAGGGTGCCTTTATGGCCGCCCTAACCGCCAAGGGTGAAACAGCACCGGAGATAGCCGGTGTCTGGGAAGCTATATATGAGCAGGATACGGTAAGGGTTAAGCCTTTGGTAAATAAACCTTTGGTGGATAACTGCGGTACGGGCATGGACAGCCTGAAGACCTTTAACATCAGCACGGCTGCTTCCATTGTGGCGGCGGCGGGCGGGGTGGTACTGGCAAAACACGGTGCCAGAGCCCTTTCCGGCAGCTTAGGGACTATTGATATGCTGGAATCACTGGGTGTTGACGTGGAAACAGACGTGGAGACCGTCAGGCGGAGTATTGAAACGGCGGGTATAGGCATTTTTAACGGCATGAGCGCCAAAGTTCACCCCCAGGCTCTTTTCCGTATCCTTTCCCAGATACGTTTCGGGACTACCCTTAATATTGCCGGTTCGCTGGCAAACCCGGCTTTGCCCCGTTATGCGGTCAGGGGGGTATATTCAGCCGAACTATTGCAGCCGGTGGCCGAGGTGATGCGTGAGATAGGTTATAAAAAAGCCCTGGTTATCTACGGCTCTGCCCCCGGCGGCCGGGGAATGGATGAACTTTCCGTTTTGGGCGAAAGCCGCATTGCCGAGCTTGGCGAAGACGGGCAGATTATTAACTACAGCTTGTCTCCGGCAGATTTTGGTTTAAAACCCGGCCGGACGGAGGATATTCTTACTTCGGGTGATAAACAACGCGAAACCCTGCGGCTTCTCCGTATTCTTTCTGGCGGTGAAAACGGGGCTGCTTTTAACGCGGTTTGTCTGAATGCCGCTCCTGTTTTTTATATAGCCGGTGAGGCTGACAGCCTTCAGCAGGGTTATGCTAAAGCGGCGGAGATAATCCGTTCCGGTGCGGCTATTGCCAAGCTCCGGCAGTGGGTGCAGACCCAGAATTCCAACCCCCAAGCCGGTCTTGCCCGGCTGGACAGCCTGCTGGCTGAACTGGACGGAACAAAGGTCAGCTAA
- a CDS encoding PAS domain S-box protein yields the protein MKNQQSPPLFKDKYFTYVTGLSVLVIILGLYSVLSPQDFVQNANWKLFATMVEASTTIIIIAIATWRWGLKVSIIWVSSILIPGMLLMVGMDLFEPVIFFVMLLTLGAGSLVGLIINNHRRVISHEEELNQILSMIRDINHHITHIDNEEELMERVCERLVYAGRYQVAWIGYATPDQQTVEPRYHAASGQPSQLPAGECPAPHCLYLPGEPIQQAIKSRSLIVVPDIQTCPGDDICCQHCCSLLCSPIDFGDELLGVLCVYSNNPDVFGREEISLLREVSQDISLGVEKIRHRQELARTEIRLKEERDKAQLYLDIAGVIIVVLSENEIVLQINKRGCEILGYEYQEIVGRNWFESFVPGYRRLIKHSMYKQIISGKADLPERYMDVVLTKDGQEKVILWHSTAIRSQDGKLNSILYSGEDVTELKHIEEALRMSEEKYHTLFETMAQGAIYIDDKGIIIETNPAANTIFGRHESELLGTNIADPVWTYVQENGSIMPPEENPVITALKTGKAVRNVFMGIKNNLSGEVRWVNLFALPLFRLNQENSYMVYTTFTDISRLKNARDALTRSENRYRSIFETAASIIISFDQNGIINDCNMRVQEILGYTPAELVGMSFLEIVEEPFRHEVRRHIASLNRGEIIYNKDCRMLHKDGKYRDVMVNCSTLLDENGSVTNAICIISDITEQKQTHNALIASEEKIRGMFNGVNEGIIVMDTQGYITEVNQTILKMNNYTSKDQMIGRHGLEFIAPKDREEARAYLAQADSLNEVRNLELLCVRPDGTEYFCQISGAVLRDYSGEIQGIIILSADITEHKKLEQQLIMTDRMASVGELASGLAHEINNPLTGIVGFSELLLMNELEESIKEDVQTIHREALRAAEVVRNLLTFARQQTPTREAGDINLSIQKVLELRKHDHRINNIRCITELDPDLPRVMLDVFQIQQVLINIIINAEFFLRLKEHPQITIKTSRRKGYAVISISDNGPGISPENIKRIFDPFFTTKEVGKGTGLGLSICHGIIEEHHGRISAESTPGNGATFRIELPFADIKPASTADSISPSTG from the coding sequence ATGAAAAACCAGCAATCCCCCCCTCTTTTCAAAGATAAATATTTTACATACGTCACCGGCTTATCCGTACTGGTAATCATCTTAGGATTATACTCAGTCTTATCCCCGCAGGACTTCGTTCAAAATGCCAACTGGAAGCTTTTTGCCACTATGGTGGAGGCATCTACTACCATTATTATTATCGCCATTGCCACCTGGCGCTGGGGATTAAAAGTTTCCATAATCTGGGTCAGCAGCATCCTCATACCGGGTATGCTGCTGATGGTTGGAATGGACTTGTTTGAGCCGGTTATTTTCTTCGTTATGCTGCTAACTTTGGGTGCCGGCAGTCTGGTAGGGCTGATAATCAACAACCACCGGCGGGTAATAAGCCACGAAGAAGAACTCAACCAGATACTCTCCATGATACGGGATATAAACCACCATATCACCCATATAGACAACGAAGAAGAGCTGATGGAAAGGGTGTGCGAAAGACTGGTCTATGCCGGGCGGTATCAGGTAGCCTGGATAGGTTATGCAACCCCTGACCAGCAGACAGTTGAACCCCGCTATCACGCTGCCAGCGGACAGCCGTCCCAGCTTCCCGCCGGGGAGTGCCCGGCACCGCATTGCCTCTACCTGCCCGGAGAACCTATCCAGCAGGCTATAAAAAGCCGCAGCCTGATAGTAGTTCCAGACATCCAGACCTGCCCCGGTGATGATATCTGCTGTCAGCATTGCTGCAGCCTGCTTTGTTCGCCTATTGATTTCGGGGATGAACTGCTGGGGGTATTATGCGTTTATTCAAATAACCCGGACGTATTCGGCAGAGAAGAAATTTCCCTGCTGCGGGAGGTCTCCCAGGATATATCGCTGGGGGTGGAAAAAATACGCCACCGGCAAGAACTGGCCAGAACTGAAATCCGGCTGAAAGAAGAACGAGACAAAGCCCAGTTGTATTTGGATATTGCCGGGGTAATTATAGTTGTCTTAAGCGAAAACGAGATTGTTTTACAGATTAACAAGCGGGGCTGCGAAATACTGGGTTATGAATATCAGGAAATTGTGGGGCGCAACTGGTTTGAGAGTTTTGTGCCCGGTTACCGCCGTCTTATCAAACACTCCATGTACAAACAAATTATCTCAGGCAAAGCCGACCTGCCGGAACGCTATATGGATGTAGTCCTGACTAAAGACGGCCAGGAAAAGGTGATTTTGTGGCATTCCACGGCTATCCGCAGCCAGGACGGAAAACTTAATTCAATACTCTATTCGGGTGAAGACGTCACCGAGCTTAAACATATTGAAGAAGCTTTGCGTATGTCCGAGGAAAAGTACCACACCCTGTTTGAAACTATGGCCCAGGGGGCTATTTATATTGATGATAAGGGCATCATAATTGAAACCAACCCGGCCGCCAATACTATTTTCGGCAGGCATGAAAGCGAACTGCTGGGAACAAATATTGCCGACCCGGTCTGGACTTATGTGCAGGAAAACGGCTCAATAATGCCGCCGGAGGAAAACCCGGTAATAACTGCCCTGAAGACCGGCAAAGCGGTGCGGAATGTTTTTATGGGCATAAAGAATAACCTTTCCGGTGAGGTCCGCTGGGTCAACCTGTTTGCCCTGCCGCTGTTCCGCCTCAACCAGGAAAACTCGTACATGGTTTATACCACCTTCACAGATATAAGCCGTCTGAAAAATGCCCGTGATGCCCTTACCCGCAGTGAAAACCGCTACCGCTCTATATTTGAAACAGCCGCCAGCATTATTATTTCGTTTGACCAGAACGGTATTATAAATGACTGCAATATGCGTGTTCAGGAAATACTGGGCTATACTCCGGCCGAACTGGTGGGGATGAGCTTTCTGGAAATTGTGGAAGAACCCTTCCGCCATGAAGTCCGCAGGCATATTGCCAGCCTAAACCGCGGGGAAATTATTTATAACAAGGATTGCCGTATGCTCCACAAGGACGGCAAGTACCGGGATGTAATGGTAAACTGCTCTACCCTGCTTGATGAAAACGGCAGCGTAACGAATGCTATCTGCATTATCTCTGATATTACCGAACAGAAACAGACCCATAATGCCTTGATAGCCTCGGAAGAAAAAATCCGGGGAATGTTCAACGGGGTTAACGAAGGCATAATTGTCATGGATACCCAAGGCTATATTACCGAGGTCAACCAGACTATACTGAAAATGAATAACTACACCAGCAAAGACCAGATGATAGGCAGACACGGGCTGGAATTTATTGCCCCCAAAGACCGTGAAGAAGCCAGAGCCTATCTGGCCCAGGCAGACAGCCTGAATGAAGTACGCAATCTGGAACTTCTGTGTGTACGCCCGGACGGAACGGAATATTTCTGCCAGATAAGCGGAGCGGTACTGCGTGATTACTCAGGTGAAATCCAGGGCATAATAATACTCAGTGCGGATATTACCGAACACAAGAAACTGGAACAGCAGCTTATCATGACTGACCGCATGGCCTCAGTAGGCGAGCTGGCTTCCGGTCTGGCCCACGAGATAAACAACCCCCTTACCGGCATTGTCGGCTTCAGCGAACTTTTGCTGATGAATGAACTGGAAGAATCAATCAAAGAAGATGTCCAGACTATTCACCGCGAAGCCCTGCGGGCGGCTGAAGTAGTCCGCAATCTGCTCACTTTTGCCCGTCAGCAAACCCCTACCCGCGAAGCCGGTGATATAAACCTGAGCATTCAGAAGGTGCTTGAACTGCGCAAACATGACCACCGGATAAATAATATCCGCTGCATAACCGAACTGGACCCCGACCTGCCGCGGGTAATGCTGGACGTCTTCCAGATACAGCAGGTTTTAATAAATATTATTATCAACGCAGAGTTCTTCCTGCGCCTTAAGGAACACCCCCAGATAACCATAAAAACCAGCCGCCGCAAAGGTTATGCAGTAATCAGTATTTCAGATAACGGCCCCGGCATCAGCCCTGAAAACATCAAACGTATTTTTGACCCTTTCTTTACCACCAAAGAGGTCGGTAAGGGTACCGGACTGGGGCTTTCCATCTGCCATGGCATTATTGAGGAACACCATGGCAGAATATCAGCGGAAAGCACCCCCGGCAACGGGGCTACTTTCCGTATAGAACTGCCGTTTGCGGATATTAAACCGGCCTCAACCGCTGACAGCATCAGCCCAAGCACCGGTTAA
- a CDS encoding cobyrinate a,c-diamide synthase, producing the protein MNFPRIVIAGISSSSGKTTISSGITAALTKRGHKVAAYKCGPDYIDPGYLTLAADNPCHNLDSWMLGKDAMTEVFFHGLKNREIALVEGVMGLYDGYSGERPGGSTAEIARLLSAPVILLLNISHMAESAAAIVLGYKNLDPRINIAGVILNQAGSLRHYEICRKAIEKYTSTPVVGYLLRNKELAIPERHLGLKTTSEGGELASFIQNLAAHIESTIDIDRILNIARNAPPLPERPCPYLFPETPARPVTRIAIARDEAFSFYYQANLDMLSDWGAELCYFSPVHDTCLPENIGGIYIGGGFPEIMAAELSANQAMKTALTKAAEDGMPIYAECGGLMYLSEAIEDFDNNKYLMLGLLPGVSVMQKKLHRLGYTRAAVQNDNILSGKGTELRGHIFHWSKLPSPKTKPAYTLLEPAEYAGQNEGFIIGNSTNVLASYLHLHFGTNPDLAKNFIRVSKGFYAI; encoded by the coding sequence ATGAATTTTCCACGTATTGTCATAGCCGGTATTTCTTCAAGCAGCGGCAAGACTACCATAAGCAGCGGCATTACCGCTGCCCTTACAAAGCGCGGACATAAAGTAGCCGCCTACAAGTGCGGCCCTGACTATATAGACCCCGGATACCTGACTTTGGCCGCCGATAACCCCTGCCACAACCTTGACTCCTGGATGCTGGGCAAAGATGCCATGACCGAGGTGTTTTTCCACGGGCTGAAAAACAGGGAGATTGCCCTGGTGGAAGGCGTGATGGGGCTTTATGACGGATACAGCGGCGAACGCCCCGGGGGCTCTACCGCCGAAATTGCCAGATTACTCTCAGCCCCGGTTATACTGCTGCTTAATATCTCCCACATGGCTGAAAGCGCCGCCGCCATAGTGCTGGGCTATAAAAACCTGGACCCCAGGATAAATATTGCCGGGGTTATACTTAATCAGGCCGGCAGTCTGCGCCATTATGAAATCTGCCGCAAGGCAATTGAAAAATATACCTCTACCCCGGTAGTAGGCTATCTGCTGCGCAATAAAGAGCTGGCTATACCGGAACGCCACCTGGGGCTGAAAACCACCTCTGAAGGCGGCGAACTGGCAAGCTTTATCCAAAACTTAGCTGCCCATATTGAAAGTACCATAGATATTGACCGTATTCTGAATATTGCCCGGAATGCACCGCCCCTGCCCGAAAGACCATGCCCATATCTATTCCCCGAAACCCCTGCCCGGCCGGTTACCCGTATAGCCATAGCCAGGGACGAAGCCTTTAGTTTTTATTATCAGGCTAATCTGGATATGCTTTCAGACTGGGGGGCTGAACTCTGTTATTTCAGCCCGGTGCATGATACCTGTCTGCCTGAGAATATCGGCGGCATATACATAGGCGGCGGCTTTCCGGAAATAATGGCAGCAGAGCTTAGCGCCAACCAGGCCATGAAAACCGCCCTGACCAAAGCGGCCGAAGACGGTATGCCCATTTATGCCGAATGCGGCGGGCTGATGTATTTATCCGAAGCGATAGAAGACTTTGATAATAACAAATACTTGATGCTGGGGCTTCTGCCGGGCGTATCTGTCATGCAGAAAAAACTGCACCGTCTGGGCTATACCAGAGCCGCCGTCCAGAACGATAATATCCTTTCCGGCAAGGGGACTGAACTAAGGGGGCACATTTTCCACTGGTCAAAACTGCCCTCCCCCAAAACCAAACCAGCCTATACCCTGCTGGAGCCGGCTGAGTATGCCGGACAGAATGAGGGTTTTATTATAGGAAATAGTACTAATGTACTGGCCAGTTACCTGCATCTCCATTTCGGCACAAACCCGGACCTGGCTAAGAATTTTATTCGTGTTTCCAAAGGTTTTTATGCTATTTGA
- a CDS encoding secondary thiamine-phosphate synthase enzyme YjbQ, producing MPDSLPLYRLEIPSRSQTEFIDITSRISSLITQSGVTSGLCQVFVPHTTAGLTINENADPDVITDIKAQLERIVPAVTPFLHSEGNSAAHVKTSLMGSSLNLIIEEGRLLLGTWQGIYLAEFDGPRRRTVYIKVLKEN from the coding sequence GTGCCTGACTCCCTGCCCCTGTACCGCCTTGAAATACCCAGCCGCAGCCAGACCGAATTTATAGATATTACCAGCCGGATTAGTTCGCTTATAACCCAAAGCGGTGTTACCTCCGGCCTGTGCCAGGTATTTGTCCCCCACACAACCGCCGGGCTGACCATAAATGAAAATGCCGACCCTGATGTTATAACCGATATCAAAGCCCAGCTGGAACGGATAGTCCCGGCTGTTACTCCCTTCCTCCATTCGGAAGGCAACTCGGCCGCCCATGTAAAAACCAGCCTTATGGGCAGCAGCCTGAACCTGATTATAGAAGAAGGCAGACTTCTGCTGGGGACTTGGCAGGGTATTTACCTTGCAGAATTTGACGGCCCGCGCAGACGGACTGTATACATAAAAGTTCTCAAAGAAAACTAA
- a CDS encoding response regulator transcription factor, which translates to MPKMKILIADDEEHVRQLVCGILDKDYQIVQAKNGEEAVKESREQDFDLILMDIMMPKLDGLAACCMLKGDKQTSAIPIVMLTGVGYELNKKLSQQLGADGYITKPFSPRELRTKINEFIKRA; encoded by the coding sequence ATGCCCAAAATGAAAATACTGATAGCTGATGATGAAGAGCATGTGCGGCAGCTTGTTTGCGGCATACTGGACAAAGACTATCAGATAGTTCAAGCCAAAAACGGCGAAGAGGCGGTAAAAGAATCCCGAGAGCAGGACTTTGACCTGATACTGATGGATATCATGATGCCCAAACTGGACGGGCTGGCCGCCTGCTGTATGCTCAAAGGTGATAAACAGACCAGTGCCATTCCTATTGTCATGCTGACCGGAGTGGGCTATGAACTGAACAAGAAACTCAGCCAGCAGCTGGGTGCTGACGGCTATATTACCAAACCCTTCAGCCCGCGGGAACTGCGAACCAAGATAAATGAGTTTATCAAGCGTGCCTGA
- a CDS encoding response regulator encodes MTDKKYRVLVVEDKPSICQVCLRTLESMGLDVTIAINGQIGQSLIQQEKFDLCLVDIRTPIINGKNLYTYALNYYPETAKRMVFTTGDLMDESTQGFLDATGQPFLPKPFTPSDLKKIVSETLEKLKAQN; translated from the coding sequence ATGACTGATAAAAAATACCGGGTACTGGTAGTTGAAGACAAACCATCCATATGTCAGGTATGCCTTCGCACTTTGGAGAGTATGGGGCTTGATGTTACTATTGCCATAAACGGGCAGATAGGTCAGTCACTTATCCAGCAGGAAAAGTTTGACCTCTGCCTGGTAGATATCCGCACCCCTATTATAAACGGCAAAAACCTGTACACCTATGCGCTGAACTATTACCCGGAAACCGCCAAACGGATGGTATTCACTACCGGTGACCTCATGGACGAAAGCACCCAGGGTTTTCTGGATGCCACCGGCCAGCCGTTTTTACCCAAACCCTTCACCCCAAGTGACCTTAAGAAGATAGTCAGCGAAACTTTAGAAAAACTTAAGGCCCAAAACTAA
- a CDS encoding rhomboid family intramembrane serine protease: MRYSNYRNQPDIILLIIITCVVVFFGVNFAPQIGPYLALQPATALSHPWTILTSLFVHANLWHLFANMLTLYFFGNALLQMVSQRSWLIIFFGGGLAGSLLFILLNAGSYGYVIGASGAVFALGGALAVLRPNSKVMVFPLPIPIPLWIAVLGSFAILSFLPSVAWQGHLGGLLVGLACGYLIQRGKFRF, encoded by the coding sequence ATGAGATATTCCAACTACCGCAACCAGCCGGATATCATACTCCTGATAATAATAACCTGTGTGGTGGTATTCTTCGGGGTTAATTTTGCTCCCCAAATCGGGCCGTACCTGGCACTTCAGCCGGCAACCGCCCTAAGCCACCCCTGGACTATTTTAACCAGCCTGTTTGTCCATGCAAACCTGTGGCATCTTTTCGCCAACATGCTTACCCTGTATTTCTTCGGCAATGCCCTGCTCCAGATGGTAAGTCAGCGCAGCTGGCTAATCATATTTTTCGGGGGCGGTCTGGCGGGCAGTTTGCTGTTCATACTCCTCAACGCCGGCTCTTACGGGTATGTCATAGGTGCTTCCGGGGCGGTTTTTGCACTTGGCGGCGCTCTGGCCGTACTCCGCCCGAACTCCAAGGTTATGGTTTTCCCCCTGCCCATACCTATCCCCCTCTGGATTGCAGTTTTGGGCAGTTTTGCTATCCTGTCCTTCCTGCCTTCAGTTGCCTGGCAGGGTCATTTGGGAGGGTTACTGGTGGGGCTTGCCTGCGGTTACCTTATCCAGCGCGGCAAGTTTAGATTCTAA
- a CDS encoding type IV pilin protein has protein sequence MKIPGNIFKREHGFTLIEILVVVAILGVLAGVVIPNVVKFMHEGKVESANTELANVRLAVLSAMVDAEINTLNDGGTVGSGHTSNVSYGSPSVSLAVHNFVMGEVIGIYTLNEKGLIVSALMPEGSDWANLTFVNGAWQ, from the coding sequence ATGAAAATACCCGGGAATATTTTTAAACGTGAACACGGATTTACCCTGATTGAAATACTGGTAGTTGTGGCTATACTGGGGGTGCTGGCCGGAGTGGTAATACCCAATGTAGTAAAATTTATGCACGAGGGTAAGGTAGAATCTGCCAATACCGAACTGGCAAATGTCCGTCTGGCCGTCCTGTCAGCTATGGTGGATGCGGAAATAAACACCCTGAATGACGGCGGGACAGTCGGCTCCGGCCATACCTCAAATGTCAGCTACGGCTCACCTTCGGTAAGCTTGGCAGTTCATAATTTTGTTATGGGTGAAGTAATAGGTATTTATACCCTGAATGAAAAAGGCCTGATAGTAAGCGCCCTGATGCCTGAAGGCAGTGACTGGGCAAACCTTACCTTTGTAAATGGTGCCTGGCAGTAA
- a CDS encoding response regulator transcription factor — MPEHKILVVEDDATLRELLCYNLAKEGYQLECAEDGLKALGMYRRFKPSLVILDVMLPGMDGFELCRLIRAESSVPILMLTARSSETDKVNGLEVGADDYLSKPFGMKELLARMRALLRRSQMQNSQPEPVSGLKIDNLEIFFERHLVMRDGEALDFSPKEFDLLSFMVQNRCRVFSREQLLEKVWGYDYPGGTRTVDVHISWLRQKIETDPSRPRHLITVRGTGYKFEE; from the coding sequence ATGCCTGAGCATAAAATACTGGTAGTTGAAGATGACGCCACCTTGCGTGAGCTTTTGTGTTACAACCTTGCCAAGGAGGGATACCAGCTGGAATGTGCTGAAGACGGGCTTAAGGCGCTTGGTATGTACCGCCGGTTTAAGCCGTCTTTGGTTATACTGGACGTAATGCTGCCGGGCATGGACGGCTTTGAACTTTGCCGCCTTATCCGCGCTGAGAGCAGCGTGCCCATACTTATGCTGACCGCCCGTTCAAGCGAAACAGATAAAGTAAACGGGCTGGAAGTGGGGGCGGATGATTATCTGTCCAAACCCTTTGGCATGAAGGAACTGCTGGCCAGAATGAGGGCACTCCTCCGCCGCAGTCAGATGCAGAACTCCCAGCCAGAGCCTGTGAGCGGCCTGAAAATAGATAATCTGGAAATATTTTTTGAACGTCATCTGGTCATGCGGGACGGGGAGGCTTTAGACTTTTCCCCGAAGGAGTTTGACCTGCTGAGTTTTATGGTTCAGAACCGGTGCCGGGTTTTCAGCCGCGAACAGCTGCTGGAAAAGGTTTGGGGTTATGATTATCCGGGCGGTACCCGCACGGTTGATGTACATATCAGCTGGCTGCGCCAGAAAATAGAGACTGACCCGTCCCGTCCCCGCCACCTGATAACAGTGCGGGGAACCGGCTATAAGTTTGAGGAGTAA
- a CDS encoding ATP-binding protein: MARSLKWRLISLFCLLIAASVGLLSIFLSNHLENSYLDNLQSRLVQEATLLSEIVPEHISEDPDSFDAYIKELGASLDIRLTVIDPGGQVLADSLQSPSDMENHSTRVEFIDALKNGLGTSVHQSASLGYEMLYVAIPVKSGTEVLAVVRVALPVEEVYAAVGDVDRTILLSALISILAAGLLAVWVAASLTRPIKELTAIARRIARGQMDAVQIEVSGKGEMEELAHAFRLMTERLRDSINAVSSERDRLSAVLERMGDGIFLLDCEGTISLLNPAAERIFKLEAEHVIGHSFVEAIRDHEIHSIFEHSKSSGKQEMGFVELASGRRFLGIIATPLVSQSGYLVLVQDLSELRRLEKVRRDFVANISHELRTPISSLKLLTETLQEGAASDAAVAAGFIEKIHLEVDKLAQLVTELSDLSAIESGQAVLNLQPGDISTAIKLAAARLSPQAERAGISLGVELPETLPQVKLDENRIEQVLVNLVHNAIKFTPKGGRIKIGARTQGQILVVYVSDSGIGIPEDDLTRVFERFYKVDKARSGGGTGLGLAISKHIVQAHGGNIWAESRYGKGATFSFSLPLG, translated from the coding sequence ATGGCCAGAAGCCTTAAATGGCGTTTAATAAGCCTGTTTTGCCTGCTTATTGCCGCTAGCGTGGGTCTGCTCAGCATTTTCCTGTCCAATCATCTGGAGAACTCTTATCTGGACAATTTGCAGTCCCGCCTTGTTCAGGAAGCCACGCTGCTTTCAGAGATAGTGCCGGAGCATATTTCTGAAGACCCGGACAGTTTTGATGCTTATATTAAGGAACTGGGAGCCTCGCTGGATATACGGCTGACTGTTATAGACCCCGGCGGTCAGGTGCTGGCAGATTCACTCCAGTCACCCTCGGACATGGAGAATCACTCTACCAGAGTTGAGTTTATTGATGCTTTAAAAAACGGCCTTGGCACCAGTGTTCATCAGTCTGCCAGTCTGGGATATGAAATGCTGTACGTGGCTATCCCGGTTAAAAGCGGGACAGAGGTACTGGCGGTAGTGCGGGTGGCCTTGCCGGTAGAAGAAGTATACGCGGCGGTGGGGGATGTAGACCGGACTATTTTGCTGAGTGCCTTAATAAGCATACTGGCGGCCGGGCTTTTAGCAGTTTGGGTAGCGGCCAGCCTGACCCGCCCGATTAAGGAACTCACCGCTATTGCCCGGCGTATTGCCCGGGGGCAGATGGATGCCGTTCAGATAGAGGTAAGCGGCAAAGGTGAAATGGAAGAACTGGCCCATGCCTTCCGCCTGATGACGGAACGCCTGCGTGACAGCATAAATGCAGTCAGCTCCGAGCGTGACCGCCTGTCAGCGGTACTGGAACGCATGGGTGACGGCATTTTCCTGCTGGACTGCGAAGGCACTATAAGCCTTTTAAACCCGGCTGCCGAGCGGATATTTAAACTGGAAGCCGAACATGTAATAGGCCACAGCTTTGTGGAAGCAATACGTGACCATGAAATCCACTCTATTTTTGAGCATTCCAAATCCTCCGGCAAGCAGGAGATGGGTTTTGTAGAGCTTGCCTCCGGCAGGCGTTTTCTGGGTATTATTGCTACCCCGCTGGTCAGCCAGTCCGGTTATCTGGTGCTGGTGCAGGACCTTTCAGAGCTTCGGCGGCTGGAGAAGGTAAGGCGGGATTTTGTAGCCAATATTTCCCACGAATTACGCACCCCTATCAGTTCCCTGAAACTGCTGACTGAAACCTTGCAGGAGGGGGCGGCATCTGATGCTGCGGTTGCGGCCGGGTTTATTGAAAAAATCCACCTTGAGGTAGATAAACTGGCCCAGCTGGTTACCGAACTGAGTGACCTTTCCGCTATAGAAAGCGGCCAGGCGGTTTTAAACCTCCAGCCGGGAGATATTTCCACAGCTATAAAACTGGCAGCCGCCAGGCTTAGCCCCCAGGCGGAACGGGCAGGTATAAGCCTTGGGGTAGAACTGCCCGAAACCCTGCCGCAGGTAAAGCTGGACGAAAACCGGATTGAACAAGTGCTGGTAAATCTGGTGCATAATGCCATCAAGTTTACCCCCAAGGGCGGCCGGATAAAGATTGGTGCCCGCACCCAGGGGCAGATACTGGTAGTATATGTATCTGACAGCGGCATAGGTATACCCGAAGATGATTTGACCAGAGTATTTGAGCGTTTTTACAAAGTGGATAAAGCCCGTTCCGGCGGCGGTACAGGTTTGGGACTGGCTATTTCCAAGCATATAGTGCAGGCACACGGCGGGAACATCTGGGCAGAAAGCCGCTACGGCAAGGGGGCAACCTTCAGTTTCAGCCTGCCGCTTGGCTGA